In the genome of Streptomyces racemochromogenes, one region contains:
- a CDS encoding N-acetyltransferase gives MTEIEITSLAVRPELAPRLWDMEDSWPEFSQHDPIAWLLYPRLVAEFPEYVFIATDGDEVVSRAFSVPFALHTPERGGQLPGQGWDRVLMWAFSDRRRGVRPDTVSALEISVARGRQGEGLSGRMLTAMREGARAAGFTEVVAPVRPSGKPAEPQTPMAEYAYRTREDGLPYDPWLRVHVRAGAVIDSVAPVSMTISGTLDEWRRWTGLPFDTPGPVHVPGALSTVHCDPEHDRAVYVEPNVWVRHPLAAAPAVSA, from the coding sequence ATGACCGAGATCGAGATCACCTCCCTGGCCGTCCGCCCCGAACTGGCCCCCCGCCTCTGGGACATGGAGGACTCCTGGCCCGAGTTCTCCCAGCACGACCCGATCGCCTGGCTGCTCTACCCGCGCCTGGTGGCCGAGTTCCCCGAGTACGTCTTCATCGCCACCGACGGCGACGAGGTCGTGTCCCGGGCCTTCAGCGTCCCCTTCGCGCTGCACACCCCCGAGCGCGGCGGGCAGCTGCCCGGCCAGGGCTGGGACCGGGTCCTGATGTGGGCCTTCTCCGACCGGCGGCGGGGCGTCCGGCCGGACACGGTCAGCGCCCTGGAGATCTCGGTCGCCCGCGGCCGGCAGGGCGAGGGCCTTTCCGGCCGGATGCTCACCGCCATGCGCGAAGGAGCCCGCGCGGCCGGGTTCACCGAGGTCGTGGCGCCGGTCCGGCCGAGCGGGAAGCCCGCCGAGCCGCAGACCCCGATGGCGGAGTACGCGTACCGCACCCGCGAGGACGGCCTGCCGTACGACCCGTGGCTGCGGGTCCACGTCCGGGCGGGGGCGGTGATCGACTCCGTGGCCCCGGTGTCGATGACCATCAGCGGCACCCTCGACGAGTGGCGCCGGTGGACCGGACTCCCCTTCGACACCCCGGGCCCGGTCCACGTCCCCGGGGCGCTCAGCACCGTCCACTGCGACCCGGAGCACGACCGCGCGGTCTACGTGGAGCCGAACGTCTGGGTCCGCCACCCGCTCGCCGCCGCCCCGGCGGTCTCCGCGTGA